A stretch of Pseudoalteromonas sp. A25 DNA encodes these proteins:
- a CDS encoding HDOD domain-containing protein, with the protein MEELVLNILLVDDDELVLRALSRSLSQFYDNTVIISVQHPEDFETCVLEQGEPDIIFCEELLHGACGHELLNSARMICPRAVRCLFSDNLQQECKWQIDNTIHFHLAKPFTRSHLLQVIDSALTIKSLPLNEAARVKLGQLSGLPCLNSNVSELLEKLNNGAANATELAKLVNHDPLLVGKLLQIANSAFMGYQSTTQDVKEAINRIGLIAFTAIVTCYEISNMFINQTKQSEIEAIMDAAFTKALMGQSLSGCLGLDLLVQQKVFACCLLSAIGVLTKVCVFNDERLAASVSCYDIAAYLLALWGYEQDIVRAQLVHQLPIEPSMSIVVIHALVEQLTLNNAFDMSTHLVSIVSACDELQKVEQWYINY; encoded by the coding sequence ATGGAAGAGCTGGTTCTCAATATATTATTGGTAGATGATGATGAGCTTGTCCTTAGAGCATTGTCACGCTCATTGAGCCAGTTTTACGACAACACAGTGATTATTTCTGTGCAACATCCAGAAGATTTTGAAACGTGTGTTCTAGAGCAGGGTGAACCAGATATTATTTTCTGTGAGGAGCTTTTGCACGGTGCGTGCGGTCATGAGTTATTAAACTCAGCCAGAATGATATGCCCAAGGGCGGTTCGATGCTTGTTTAGTGATAATTTGCAACAAGAGTGCAAGTGGCAAATTGACAATACCATTCACTTTCATTTGGCTAAGCCGTTTACTCGTAGCCATTTATTGCAGGTGATAGACAGTGCATTAACGATTAAAAGCTTGCCATTAAATGAAGCGGCTAGGGTTAAGCTTGGACAGTTGTCAGGTTTGCCTTGTTTAAATTCGAATGTATCTGAGCTGCTAGAAAAGTTAAATAATGGCGCTGCAAATGCCACTGAGCTTGCCAAATTGGTTAATCATGATCCACTACTGGTTGGTAAGTTATTGCAAATCGCTAATTCAGCATTTATGGGGTATCAAAGTACAACACAGGATGTAAAAGAGGCCATCAATCGCATTGGCCTAATTGCTTTTACCGCCATAGTGACATGCTATGAAATATCAAACATGTTTATTAATCAAACCAAGCAATCCGAAATAGAAGCGATTATGGATGCAGCCTTTACCAAAGCACTTATGGGGCAATCATTGAGTGGTTGCTTGGGACTAGATTTGCTTGTGCAGCAGAAGGTATTTGCATGTTGCTTATTGAGTGCTATTGGCGTGCTAACTAAAGTGTGTGTTTTTAACGATGAGCGCTTGGCTGCTAGCGTCTCTTGTTACGATATCGCGGCATATTTACTCGCCTTATGGGGGTATGAGCAAGATATTGTCAGAGCTCAGTTAGTTCATCAGCTCCCTATTGAGCCTAGCATGTCTATAGTTGTTATACACGCGTTGGTGGAGCAGTTAACACTTAACAACGCATTTGATATGTCTACTCATCTCGTTTCAATAGTCAGTGCATGCGATGAATTACAAAAGGTAGAGCAGTGGTATATAAACTATTAG
- a CDS encoding HD domain-containing phosphohydrolase, which translates to MQDIESFKDQSQHPAKVLCVDDDASVLRSLSRLLKHNKIDVVTLTCAQEALSELKTKEFEVVISDMRMPKMDGIEFLSQVKELAPDTQRILLTGYADIDSTISAINQAKIHAFLNKPWENEHLVHVITQASEKYRLKKHNEQLQAHIVEQNKQLNNLNHSLEQLVEKRTKQIRQVLKQLETSHKHEQNEHKATVELLYNFINANPYLDGKLASKIARTCRLVAKHMQLANKQVQTAGMAGFLAQVGLLAMDPALYKVPTNQLTDQQKKLFYTHPATAQLMLMPAQHLNDVTEAIYHQFEKYNGEGIPKGLAKDQIPMCAQILAVARDYWQYINNNHKTDADKHADALSHIKAFNEHLYHPKVVRALEKCASQLQKKPDHAGSMQIITSEQLIPGMILGLAVHNHQGIMLLPKGHIFTAVSIAKLKQLELQKPTPFRLMVTPPASDA; encoded by the coding sequence ATGCAAGATATCGAATCGTTCAAGGACCAATCTCAGCATCCCGCCAAAGTACTTTGTGTTGACGATGACGCGAGCGTATTACGCTCACTCTCTCGTCTACTCAAGCACAATAAAATAGATGTGGTTACGTTAACATGTGCACAAGAAGCGCTTAGCGAATTAAAAACTAAAGAGTTTGAAGTGGTGATTAGCGATATGCGTATGCCAAAAATGGATGGCATTGAGTTTTTAAGCCAAGTCAAAGAGCTCGCCCCTGATACGCAACGTATTCTACTTACAGGTTATGCGGATATAGACAGCACTATTAGCGCGATTAATCAGGCAAAAATTCATGCATTCTTGAATAAGCCATGGGAAAATGAGCATTTGGTACATGTAATCACTCAAGCTTCAGAGAAGTATCGCCTCAAAAAACACAATGAACAGCTACAAGCACATATCGTTGAGCAAAATAAGCAACTAAACAACCTCAATCACTCGCTTGAACAACTGGTAGAGAAACGAACAAAGCAAATACGACAAGTTTTAAAACAACTCGAGACATCCCATAAACATGAACAAAATGAGCACAAGGCGACGGTAGAGTTGTTATATAACTTTATCAACGCCAACCCCTATCTAGATGGGAAGCTAGCCAGTAAAATAGCCAGAACATGTCGCTTAGTAGCCAAACACATGCAGCTAGCAAACAAACAAGTTCAAACGGCTGGTATGGCAGGCTTTTTAGCTCAGGTTGGTCTACTTGCAATGGACCCTGCTCTTTATAAGGTACCGACCAATCAACTTACAGATCAACAAAAGAAATTGTTTTACACTCACCCTGCCACAGCACAGTTAATGCTTATGCCAGCGCAACACCTCAACGATGTAACAGAGGCGATTTACCACCAGTTTGAAAAATACAATGGAGAGGGCATACCTAAAGGCCTAGCAAAAGATCAGATCCCTATGTGTGCACAGATACTGGCAGTAGCCAGAGATTATTGGCAATACATTAATAACAATCATAAAACCGATGCTGATAAACACGCCGATGCCCTATCACATATAAAAGCGTTTAATGAGCACCTTTATCATCCCAAAGTGGTCAGGGCACTTGAAAAATGTGCTAGCCAATTACAAAAAAAACCTGATCACGCGGGCTCAATGCAAATCATTACCAGCGAGCAGCTTATACCGGGTATGATCTTGGGTTTGGCAGTGCATAACCACCAAGGTATTATGCTACTGCCTAAAGGCCATATTTTCACAGCGGTATCGATTGCTAAGCTAAAACAACTTGAACTACAAAAACCCACGCCATTTAGGCTAATGGTGACCCCTCCTGCAAGTGATGCTTAG